The following proteins are co-located in the Flavobacteriales bacterium genome:
- a CDS encoding helix-turn-helix domain-containing protein: protein MYCGEIFIAKTTVTRYCSDNCAKQAYKKRKRQEKLQTVDTSSSLTIPEQSIKSKDFLSIQEACKLLGTSRWTIYRMIDRKQLNAAKLGRRTIIKRTDIENLFAT, encoded by the coding sequence ATGTATTGCGGTGAAATATTCATCGCCAAAACCACAGTTACAAGATACTGTTCGGACAACTGTGCTAAACAAGCTTATAAGAAGCGCAAGCGACAAGAAAAGCTCCAGACAGTCGACACCTCCTCCTCTCTAACCATCCCAGAACAAAGCATTAAATCAAAAGACTTTCTGAGTATTCAGGAAGCTTGCAAGCTCCTTGGTACAAGTCGCTGGACAATCTATAGAATGATTGACCGCAAACAACTAAATGCTGCCAAGCTGGGAAGGCGCACAATTATTAAAAGAACAGATATTGAAAACCTATTTGCAACATGA